The Fimbriimonadaceae bacterium region TCAACCCCTCCATCGGCCGCTACCACTGCTGGGCGTGCGGCGAGAAGGGAGACATTTTCTCGTGGGTCATGAAGACGCGCAACGTCGAGTTTCGCGAAGCGCTCGAAATCCTGGCGCGCGAGGCGGGGGTCGAACTCGAGGCGTACAAAGGCCCGACCCGGTCCGAGCGCCTGGCCCTCGAGGACGCCATGGAGCACGCCAAGCGCTTCTTCGAAGCCGAACTCAAGCGCTCGGAAGCTGCCAGGAAGTACTGCGCCGATCGCGGACTGGACGAATCCACGCTGTCCGCCTGGGAAATCGGCTACGCCCCCGACGTGGGCGACGCCCTCGCGGGCTCCCTCCGCAAGGAGAAGTTCGAGTTGCGGCGCTGCAAGGAGCTTTTCCTCGTCGAGGAGGATGCCTCGGGAGGGTACTACGACAAGTTCCGCGGGCGGCTGATGTTCCCGATCCGAGACGAGCATGGCAAGCTCGTGGCCTTTGGAGGCCGGGTGCTGGGCGACGGGCATCCGAAGTACATCAACAGCAGCGACACGCCCCTCTACCGCAAGAGCCACGTGCTCTACGGCATGCACCGGGCGAAGGCCGCGATCGCCAAAGAGCAGCAGGCCGTGCTCGTGGAGGGATACCTGGACGTGATCGCGTGCCACCGCGCGGGCCTCGAGACCGCCGTCGCGTCGCTGGGGACCGCGCTCGCAACGGAGCAAGCAAAACTGCTGGGGCGTTGGTGCCGGCAAGCGGTGATCCTCTACGACGCGGACGAGGCGGGAAAGAAGGCG contains the following coding sequences:
- the dnaG gene encoding DNA primase; translation: MGDEREEIRRRLNLVDLVSQRVSLQGPKQGKWKGLCPFHDDKNPSFEVNPSIGRYHCWACGEKGDIFSWVMKTRNVEFREALEILAREAGVELEAYKGPTRSERLALEDAMEHAKRFFEAELKRSEAARKYCADRGLDESTLSAWEIGYAPDVGDALAGSLRKEKFELRRCKELFLVEEDASGGYYDKFRGRLMFPIRDEHGKLVAFGGRVLGDGHPKYINSSDTPLYRKSHVLYGMHRAKAAIAKEQQAVLVEGYLDVIACHRAGLETAVASLGTALATEQAKLLGRWCRQAVILYDADEAGKKAADRAADILQEAGLEVRIALMPPGEDPDTLLRTQGAAAVVAAAKGGLKPLAHRIGQLVARSDPHEEAFWSEAFSILAAWRSPLELDEMVVRLAPLYPHTKDPTINQKSIRTGVNEARRQRARDAGRTP